A segment of the Streptomyces sp. NBC_01235 genome:
TACTACGCCACCAGCGACGAGAAGACGTTCGAGGAACTGCGCGGCACCTTCGACCTCATCCTCTCGACGGTCTCGGCCCCGCTGAACCTGGACGCCTACCTGTCCCTGCTGAAGACGGACGGCGCCTTCGTGAACGTCGGCGCGCCCGAGGAGCCCGTCAACCTCAACCTGTTCTCGGTGATCGGCGGCCGCAAGACCCTCGCCGGCTCCGGCATCGGCGGCATCCAGGAGACCCAGGAGATGCTGGACTTCTGCGCCGAGCACGGCTTCGGCGCCGAGATCGAGCTGATAAGCGCCGACGAGATCAACGAGGCGTACGAGCGGGTCCTCACCAGCGACGTCCGCTACCGCTTCGTCATCGACGCGTCGACGATCTGACGGTCCTCGCGTCCTTCCGATCGTGAGCAGGGCCCCCGGCATGCGCTCAGGTTCCAGTGGCCGTTGCAACACCCCAACTCAGGGGATGCAATGGCCTTCGAGATCCGGGAGAACCGGACGGTGGCTCAGGGACCCCGGGTCCTGGTTCGTGAGCGGGAGGAATACCTCCGGCTTGTGGATCAAGGAATGACCTGCGCCGAGGCGGCCCGGGCCGTCGGGATCAACCTGCGGACCGGGAAGCGATGGCGCAACGGGCGCAATGCGTCCGGCAGATCCAAGGCGGCACCACCGATCAACGCGGTGGTGCCGCCGTCTGCTGCGACCACGGCGCCCGCGCCCTCGCGCCACCTCGGTGAGGCAGACCGTATCCACACCGCCGACCGGCTGCGCGAGAAGGCCACGGTCCGGGCCATCGCCGCCGAGCCGGGACGCAGTCCATCGACCATCAGCCGGGAAACACGCCGCAACCGGCACCCCACGAACGGCCAGTAGCGGCCGCACGCCGCCCAGGCCCGCGCCGACGCCCGCCGGCCCCGCCCCAAGCTGGGGAAGATCGGCCAGAACCCGCAGCCGCGGGACTTCGTCCAGGACCGCCTGATGCTGCGCTGGAGCCCCGAGCAGATCTGCCACGCTCTGCGCGGACACTTCGCCGACCGGCCGGAGATGCACGCGTCAGGACGACGGTCGTGGCACCGGCGATCACCGGCGTACGGTGGTGAGGGGAGGTCGGGTGATGAGGGAGGCCTTCACGATGACCGTCCAGCTGAACCACACCATCGTCGCCGCGCACGACAAGCGAGCCTCGGCCCGGTTCCTCGCCCGCATCCTCGGCCTGGAGGTGAGCGAGCCCTACGGCCCCTTCCTCCCCGTCGAGATCCCGAACGGCGTGACCCTCGACTACCTCGACGGGCAAGGGGAGATCACCCCGCAGCACTACGCGTTCCTGGTCTCCGAGGACGACTTCGACACGATCTTCGCGCGCATCCGCGAGGCCGGCCTGACCTATTGGGCCGACCCCTTCCACCGCCGCCCCGGCGAGATCAACCACAACGACGGCGGCCGGGG
Coding sequences within it:
- a CDS encoding VOC family protein codes for the protein MTVQLNHTIVAAHDKRASARFLARILGLEVSEPYGPFLPVEIPNGVTLDYLDGQGEITPQHYAFLVSEDDFDTIFARIREAGLTYWADPFHRRPGEINHNDGGRGTYFDDPNGHRLEILTRPYGSGNG